A single window of Archangium gephyra DNA harbors:
- a CDS encoding HD-GYP domain-containing protein: MLDNPLKVTQAQEENVGEFGRGYSEKLQTLARGLVSGLYMLIRSVKMYDPENAVFEKPLLQLQGIVNQIISKEGRLELVGVKDSFYLNNMLVKVDLNSIDNQRYLLGEMRSKDVGGISLNKPVTVPDLKNFIWIFSKDQSASAEEEGLAGRKLLNMKVTRFSKLKEKLNRDELANPDDQKVDRKKYAMTVYSRAVFFLTKYLESVQAGKPMNTAKALRIVQDFVDISFEQKTHFLGMTTLKKSEVDYLVYHQVNVCLMSIVFGMELGLTKAQLRDLGYTALFHDAGMATLPEELSTKKGALSADEKALIQKAPLVSIRNILMEKGFTRSTLLRVVTTFEHKADFGTAVRDGRGNIEMIIPKTSLGVYAKILAICDAYDALTSRRPYRDAYGPEVALMLMWTEMRHKFDPELLQVFMRVMAIQPVKVLSRRQQTMTLGGV; this comes from the coding sequence ATGTTGGACAACCCGTTGAAAGTCACCCAGGCCCAGGAAGAGAACGTCGGCGAGTTCGGCCGCGGCTATTCGGAGAAGCTGCAGACGCTGGCGCGCGGGCTCGTGTCGGGCCTGTACATGCTGATCCGCTCGGTGAAGATGTACGATCCGGAGAACGCCGTCTTCGAGAAGCCGCTGCTGCAGCTGCAGGGCATCGTCAACCAGATCATCTCCAAGGAAGGCCGGCTGGAGCTGGTGGGCGTCAAGGACTCCTTCTACCTCAACAACATGCTGGTGAAGGTGGACCTGAACTCCATCGACAACCAGCGCTACCTGCTGGGGGAGATGCGCTCCAAGGACGTGGGCGGCATCTCGCTGAACAAGCCCGTCACGGTGCCGGACCTGAAGAACTTCATCTGGATCTTCAGCAAGGACCAATCGGCGTCGGCGGAGGAGGAGGGGCTGGCGGGCCGCAAGCTGCTCAACATGAAGGTCACCCGCTTCTCCAAGCTGAAGGAGAAGCTCAACCGGGACGAGCTGGCCAACCCGGATGATCAGAAGGTGGACCGCAAGAAGTACGCGATGACGGTGTACTCGCGCGCGGTGTTCTTCCTGACGAAGTACCTGGAGTCGGTGCAGGCCGGCAAGCCGATGAACACGGCGAAGGCGCTGCGGATCGTCCAGGACTTCGTGGACATCTCCTTCGAGCAGAAGACGCACTTCCTGGGGATGACCACGCTCAAGAAGAGCGAGGTGGACTACCTCGTCTACCATCAGGTGAACGTGTGCCTGATGAGCATCGTGTTCGGCATGGAGCTGGGGCTGACCAAGGCGCAGCTGCGGGATCTGGGCTACACGGCGCTCTTCCACGACGCGGGCATGGCGACGCTGCCGGAGGAGCTGTCCACCAAGAAGGGCGCGCTGAGCGCCGACGAGAAGGCACTCATCCAGAAGGCGCCGCTCGTCTCCATCCGCAACATCCTGATGGAGAAGGGCTTCACGCGCTCGACGCTGCTGCGCGTGGTGACGACGTTCGAGCACAAGGCGGACTTCGGCACGGCGGTGCGCGACGGCCGGGGCAACATCGAGATGATCATCCCGAAGACGAGCCTCGGGGTGTACGCGAAGATCCTCGCCATCTGCGATGCGTACGACGCGCTGACGTCGAGGCGGCCCTACCGTGACGCGTACGGCCCCGAGGTGGCGCTGATGCTGATGTGGACGGAGATGCGCCACAAGTTCGACCCGGAGCTGCTCCAGGTCTTCATGCGCGTCATGGCCATCCAGCCGGTGAAGGTGCTGAGCCGGCGGCAGCAGACGATGACGCTCGGAGGCGTGTAA
- a CDS encoding NAD(P)/FAD-dependent oxidoreductase — MASSLPPDSSHPSRTMTPPRVAIIGAGLAGLTLARFLTETGFPVKVFDKGRGPAGRMSTRREDGGGTFDHGAQYFTARDPGFQRMVGTWVEQGLVAEWRGRFGSLEHGTVTPQTEGPVRYVGVPGMNAVARRLASGVDLRSGVRVEHVRREADAWALTSESGEALGTFEVVVAAVPAPQAVPLLSGAPELAARAAGVRMEPCWAVMASFDAPVALPLDGVFLHGSPLSWAARDSSKPGRPPGERWVLHASPEFTREHLEEAPEAVAPLLLEAFARAAGVEVRPREARAHRWRYARAEPALTEGALFDERTGLGACGDWCAGSRVEGAFVSAVAVSRRIALMAR, encoded by the coding sequence ATGGCCTCTTCGCTCCCTCCGGACTCCTCCCACCCCTCGCGCACCATGACGCCTCCGCGGGTGGCCATCATCGGCGCGGGCCTCGCGGGGCTCACGCTGGCCCGATTCCTCACGGAGACCGGTTTCCCGGTGAAGGTGTTCGACAAGGGCCGGGGCCCCGCGGGCCGCATGTCCACCCGCCGCGAGGACGGTGGCGGCACCTTCGACCATGGCGCCCAGTACTTCACCGCGAGGGACCCGGGCTTCCAGCGCATGGTGGGCACCTGGGTGGAGCAGGGCCTCGTCGCCGAGTGGCGCGGGCGCTTCGGCTCGCTGGAGCACGGCACGGTGACTCCCCAGACGGAGGGCCCGGTGCGCTACGTGGGCGTGCCCGGGATGAACGCCGTGGCGCGGCGGCTCGCCTCGGGCGTGGACCTGCGGAGTGGCGTGCGGGTGGAGCACGTCCGGCGGGAGGCGGACGCCTGGGCCCTCACGTCCGAATCGGGTGAGGCCCTGGGGACCTTCGAGGTGGTGGTGGCCGCCGTTCCCGCGCCCCAGGCCGTCCCGCTGCTCTCGGGAGCTCCCGAGTTGGCGGCTCGCGCGGCCGGGGTCCGCATGGAGCCATGCTGGGCGGTGATGGCGAGCTTCGACGCTCCCGTGGCCCTGCCGCTCGACGGGGTGTTCCTCCACGGCTCGCCCCTGTCCTGGGCTGCGCGTGACAGCAGCAAGCCGGGCCGGCCTCCGGGAGAGCGCTGGGTGCTCCATGCGTCTCCCGAGTTCACCCGGGAACATCTGGAGGAGGCTCCCGAGGCCGTGGCTCCGCTGCTGCTCGAGGCGTTCGCCCGTGCGGCCGGTGTGGAGGTTCGTCCCCGGGAGGCCAGGGCCCACCGCTGGCGCTACGCCCGGGCCGAGCCCGCCCTCACGGAAGGGGCGCTGTTCGACGAGCGCACGGGCCTGGGGGCCTGCGGCGACTGGTGCGCGGGCTCCCGTGTCGAGGGAGCCTTCGTGAGCGCCGTGGCCGTGTCACGGCGGATCGCCCTCATGGCACGGTGA